The Lutibacter sp. Hel_I_33_5 genome has a window encoding:
- a CDS encoding LuxR C-terminal-related transcriptional regulator, with the protein MFNKHFKAFSFFMVLCIVLLNKTYAIETIKSDSINYTLTFFKEKSPTSLKEVLIKEFKKVPKSNNFGYKNGSYWYKLEIQKATYNKDYIIYVPTHNIEKIELFKLNGDKLEYIGKSGNSVQQNDLHFNFKFPAFKLNEKEKFTYYLKVDFPKEGNFPLKIVSEKNFLSDKLNKQSLISFFYGTCILILILNLLFYFKYKSKIYLYYIGFLFPVMINLMLIDGSLINIFRGNQFYYLIEIGSHLVMNVYLILFSLNFLELNKRVPKFSKLSILSPIIVAILYLLYLISNNYILVVLGDTIGLIIFPILWFLGLFYIRKAKYAKYYVIGYFFLIPIGVYYLLGLGYGEWYVDGEGTFIKVASWLDMIAFTFAINYRFKIRSQEKQKIIEELKEKLNLNNTQISKNKEIDPYFILLKKNDYTSEALTLKEIEILKLLIKGNSNNEIGNKLFISNNTVKYHIRNIYQKVNVKSRESLKEKISASIT; encoded by the coding sequence ATGTTTAATAAACATTTTAAAGCTTTTAGCTTTTTTATGGTTCTTTGCATTGTTTTATTAAATAAAACTTATGCAATAGAGACTATAAAAAGTGACTCTATAAATTACACTCTTACTTTTTTTAAAGAAAAATCTCCAACCTCACTTAAAGAGGTTTTAATTAAAGAATTTAAAAAAGTACCAAAAAGCAATAATTTTGGATATAAAAATGGTAGCTACTGGTATAAATTAGAAATTCAAAAAGCAACATACAACAAAGATTATATTATATATGTTCCAACTCATAACATTGAAAAAATTGAACTTTTTAAACTTAACGGAGACAAATTAGAATACATTGGTAAGTCTGGTAATAGTGTACAGCAAAATGATCTTCATTTCAATTTTAAATTCCCAGCTTTTAAATTGAATGAAAAAGAAAAATTTACCTATTATTTAAAAGTAGATTTTCCAAAAGAAGGGAACTTCCCTTTAAAAATAGTTTCAGAGAAAAATTTTTTATCTGACAAACTAAATAAACAATCTCTTATAAGTTTTTTCTATGGCACTTGTATATTAATACTTATTTTAAATTTATTATTCTACTTCAAGTACAAAAGTAAAATCTACCTATATTATATTGGTTTTCTTTTTCCAGTAATGATAAATTTAATGTTAATTGACGGCTCTTTAATTAACATTTTTAGAGGTAATCAATTCTATTATTTAATAGAAATAGGTTCTCATTTAGTCATGAATGTATATTTGATTCTTTTTTCTCTTAATTTTTTAGAATTGAATAAAAGAGTGCCAAAATTTTCAAAACTCTCAATACTTTCCCCTATAATAGTTGCCATTTTATACCTTCTTTACTTAATTTCCAACAATTATATATTAGTAGTTTTAGGAGACACTATTGGGCTTATTATTTTTCCAATACTTTGGTTTCTAGGCTTATTCTATATCAGAAAAGCAAAATACGCAAAGTATTATGTAATTGGTTATTTTTTTTTAATACCTATTGGAGTTTATTACCTCTTAGGTTTAGGATATGGAGAATGGTATGTTGATGGAGAAGGCACATTTATAAAAGTAGCAAGTTGGCTTGATATGATTGCTTTTACTTTTGCTATTAACTATAGATTTAAAATAAGAAGTCAAGAAAAACAAAAGATAATAGAAGAGTTAAAAGAAAAACTTAATTTAAACAATACTCAAATTTCTAAAAATAAAGAAATAGACCCCTATTTTATTTTACTTAAAAAGAATGATTATACTTCTGAAGCTTTAACACTTAAGGAAATTGAAATTTTAAAACTCCTAATTAAAGGCAACAGTAATAATGAAATCGGGAATAAATTATTTATATCAAACAACACCGTTAAATATCATATTAGAAATATTTACCAAAAAGTAAACGTTAAAAGTAGAGAGAGTTTAAAAGAAAAAATATCCGCCTCAATAACCTAA
- a CDS encoding LamG-like jellyroll fold domain-containing protein — MKNNYSKFILKTLLLFAILFGLETYAQQNIIAQTQNITVQLDANGEAIITPQQINNGSTATTGIQSLNLDTSDFNCTDINGDRNFSYLLDGETDATGDEILVDDTNLTTLTTQTIEAWIRPATGASDNDVLVAVRNNIHNSRFSIHINADTNTIGIFNSTNWQTITTIINANQWYHIALVMNSTKTLVYLDGAFEGEISTGINTSLGANAPLSIGSPNDTGWYSEKWEGNIDDLRIWNDERTALEIANNRNIELVGNEAGLVGYFDFNEGTGNTITNLAGTVNGTANNSQNANWSTDSPIESNGNTVNLTVTDVNGNSATTPANVIVVDNIAPIAPTLADVTGECSATVTAPTTTDNCAGTITGTTTDSLTYTTQGTHIITWNFDDGNGNSTTASQNVIISDSTPPTAITNNISVNLDANGNASITPQQIDNGSSDACGISSISCSRVGGSGNGLTNFLNGTLNNGTADIIEYSNSNAPNYRTSFGTTCNEAWFARGMLCDLAPNQNDPDNSSRQDNNAGATWRNTSPGNSYGRLVIDLGSSQTINAMSIFQMFSDGKTTHIEAFAYNGNLENPNSSSPGWNQLFPSTSVGAGVLNGTTVSSPLKTTFQSTNTRFIKLYAKNDGSLGFSGYIELRQVKVFNTNESNACDFNCDDLGENNVTLTVEDKNGNISTKDAIVTIIDAIAPALEATPADLTVECHSIPDVATISATDNCDSNISVNFTEQRADGFSNDNYTLTRTWSATDQSGNTVSESQVITVQDVTPPTIVGQNISVTLTASGTVSIIPQNVLNNGSDTCSTVSYTISQNTFGATDAINSPVTIQLIGTDESGNATTIPVQVTVIDPVPVVITQNIVIQLDDNGTVVIDPLQIDNGSSSAVGIGSLSLDISAFNCEDINNPVTVTLTVTSTLGSSSTGTAIVTVQDTIAPIAPILSDILGECSATATTPTTTDNCAGSITGTTTDSLEYTIQGTHTITWSFDDGNGNTTTATQNVIVNDTTAPIAITKNITIPLDASGNAIITPQMINNGSSDNCEIDSITLDNTVFDCSNVDSSAQCNAGTALDLGADNDYVRIGDPFHEFSNQITVSWWVNFQGNSAWMTQSTFGMSSNNTNVWNMHASGANGITWYINDNGAYRAVSLNTTAGWHLITGVADTTSTRLYLDGNLASTDTGINNIRVNANSEIAIGIDGRIPSRNRNFQTDEVLIYNRALSETEIQDLLMNCPDISDNSLVGYWAMNEGSGNTIEDQSITGANGVLINMTDADWVTSGINNIGAGSSNEVTLTVTDVNGNSSTAIANVTVNDITAPTLNDVPANVTVECDAIPNAATISASDNCGNPTITFVEERIDGKSNDNYTLNRTWTATDQSENSVSHTQIITVQDTTAPFFDATPVDITVECETVPAAATISASDNCGNPTITFVEERIDGISNDNYTLTRTWTATDLSGNTVSESQIITVQDVTAPTVVGQNISVTLTSTGTVSIVPENVLDNGSDNCGTVTYSVSQDTFGATDAVNSPVTVQLTGTDASGNATTVPVLVTVIDPVPVVITQNIVVQLDDNGTVVIDPSQIDNGSSSAVGIGSLSLDISAFNCEDINNPVTVTLTVTSTLGSSSTGTAIVTVQDTIAPIAPILSDILGECSATATTPTTTDNCAGSITGTTTDYLEYTAQGIHVITWSFDDGNGNIATATQNVIVIDVTAPTAIAQDISINLDDNGNATITPQQIDNDSNDACGIASTSLDKNSFDCSNVGSSASSSSFSFDGIANANGDEILVNDTSFSTLTAQTIEAWIRPASGSNGNESWLAIRDRVGNSRYSIHTNPSANTIGVYNSTHGYRTISISTGINANQWYHVAMVMNTTRTLVYVNGTLAGQIAAGISTNHGANVPLSIGSPNDASYYGEKWQGDMDDLRVWNTERTATEIADNRNNELTGNEVGLVGYFNFNEGSGNSVDNLAGTINGTANNSQTENWIDESPISGSTGNMVTLTVTDVNGNSSTATANVTVVDNISPEISDPADINVFATSAAGAVVNYNTPIGTDNCTVTTALTAGLADGETFPIGTTVVSYTATDGSGNTATATFNVIVTGLPPEIVVPEDITVNNDSGECGAIVNYAATETVGIPASTITYDIEPGSFFAEGTVTVTATATNPVGTSTKTFTVTVNDNQLPSVLTQNLIINLDANGNSTITPQQIDNGSSDNCGIASISLDNDTFNCSNVSTNTVTLTVTDVNGNSNSLTANVTVNDVTAPNVITQNIIIELDENGEASITPADIDNNSTDACGIESYSLDKDSFDCSNTGDNTVVLTVTDVNGNDASLSATVTVQDNIAPTVITQSYSIDLTNGVADIIPSNIDGGTFDNCDFTLSIDRDHFTCDDIGDHVVTLTATDASGNSSSETAIVSILGNVPTIGINDFNIVQTQKKNTIFLGFGPQSINLSTVVDGGSGFTYEWTTSTGEVVSNQANPTINPTVSTTYYVTVTNANGCTASTSIYVCVIDARAYDRKGRYKGKVLVCHHTNGKKGTKHVMISISKNAVMQHLTKHGIGTDHADSLGACNAQCVTNQTILARTKTINLSSVTTYPNPSNGIFEVRLSKAEDNTRLLLFDLTGKLILHKTISTKKASMGSNNLPSGVYILKVIYNDSISTKKLIIEKGK; from the coding sequence ATGAAAAACAACTACTCAAAATTTATTTTAAAAACACTATTGCTATTTGCAATACTGTTTGGGCTTGAAACATATGCTCAACAAAACATTATAGCTCAAACACAAAACATAACAGTTCAATTAGATGCAAATGGAGAAGCAATAATAACACCGCAACAAATTAATAATGGTTCAACAGCTACTACAGGTATACAAAGTCTTAATTTAGATACTTCAGATTTTAATTGTACTGACATTAATGGTGATAGAAATTTTTCTTATTTATTAGATGGTGAAACTGACGCAACTGGTGATGAAATTTTAGTAGATGACACAAATTTAACAACATTAACAACGCAAACAATTGAAGCTTGGATCCGCCCAGCAACCGGTGCTAGTGATAATGATGTTTTGGTAGCTGTAAGAAATAATATTCATAATTCTAGATTTAGCATACACATTAATGCTGATACTAATACTATTGGAATATTTAATTCTACTAATTGGCAAACAATTACAACAATTATTAATGCTAATCAGTGGTATCATATCGCTTTGGTTATGAATTCAACCAAGACTTTAGTTTATCTTGATGGTGCTTTCGAAGGGGAAATTAGTACGGGAATTAATACAAGTCTTGGAGCAAATGCGCCTTTATCTATTGGTTCTCCAAACGATACTGGTTGGTATTCTGAAAAATGGGAAGGAAATATTGATGACTTAAGAATATGGAATGATGAAAGAACAGCATTAGAAATAGCTAATAATAGAAACATCGAATTAGTAGGAAACGAGGCAGGTTTAGTTGGTTACTTCGATTTTAATGAAGGTACTGGAAATACAATTACTAATCTTGCAGGTACAGTAAATGGTACTGCAAATAATTCTCAAAATGCAAATTGGTCTACAGATTCACCAATTGAAAGCAATGGAAACACTGTTAATTTAACAGTAACTGATGTAAATGGTAATTCTGCAACAACTCCTGCAAATGTTATTGTTGTAGATAATATTGCACCCATTGCACCAACTTTAGCAGATGTAACTGGAGAGTGTTCTGCAACTGTTACTGCACCAACAACAACTGATAATTGTGCAGGTACAATTACAGGTACAACCACAGATTCTTTAACATACACAACTCAAGGAACTCATATAATTACATGGAATTTTGATGATGGTAATGGAAATAGCACTACAGCATCTCAAAATGTAATTATTAGTGATTCTACTCCACCAACAGCAATAACAAATAACATTAGTGTAAACTTAGATGCAAACGGAAATGCAAGTATTACGCCACAACAAATAGACAATGGTTCTAGTGATGCTTGTGGTATTTCTTCAATTAGTTGTTCTAGAGTTGGAGGTTCTGGAAATGGATTAACAAATTTTTTAAACGGAACATTAAATAATGGAACAGCAGATATAATAGAATATTCTAATTCTAATGCACCAAACTACAGAACTTCCTTTGGGACAACCTGTAATGAAGCTTGGTTTGCAAGAGGTATGTTATGTGATCTTGCTCCAAATCAAAATGATCCAGATAATAGTTCTAGGCAAGACAATAATGCAGGTGCTACTTGGAGAAATACAAGTCCAGGTAATAGTTATGGGAGATTAGTTATAGATTTAGGAAGTTCTCAAACTATAAATGCAATGAGTATATTTCAAATGTTCTCAGATGGAAAAACAACTCATATTGAAGCGTTTGCTTATAATGGTAATTTAGAAAATCCTAACAGTTCTTCTCCAGGTTGGAATCAATTATTCCCATCAACATCTGTTGGTGCCGGTGTGTTAAATGGTACTACAGTAAGTAGTCCTTTAAAAACTACATTCCAAAGTACAAATACTCGATTTATAAAGTTATATGCTAAAAATGATGGGTCATTAGGCTTTTCAGGTTATATTGAACTTAGACAGGTAAAGGTATTTAACACAAATGAAAGTAATGCTTGTGATTTTAATTGTGATGATTTAGGTGAAAACAATGTTACACTAACAGTTGAAGATAAAAATGGAAATATTTCTACTAAGGATGCTATTGTAACTATTATTGACGCAATTGCTCCTGCTTTAGAAGCTACTCCTGCTGATCTAACTGTTGAATGTCACTCAATACCAGATGTAGCTACTATTTCTGCAACCGACAATTGTGATTCAAACATATCAGTTAATTTTACAGAACAAAGAGCAGATGGATTCTCTAATGATAACTATACGTTAACAAGAACTTGGTCTGCCACAGATCAAAGTGGTAATACGGTTTCTGAATCTCAAGTTATTACTGTACAAGATGTTACTCCGCCAACTATAGTTGGTCAAAACATATCAGTAACATTAACCGCTTCTGGTACCGTTTCTATAATACCACAGAATGTTTTAAATAATGGCTCTGATACTTGTAGTACAGTTTCTTACACTATTAGCCAAAACACTTTTGGCGCAACAGATGCTATCAATAGTCCTGTTACAATTCAGTTAATAGGAACTGATGAAAGTGGAAATGCAACAACAATTCCTGTTCAAGTAACAGTAATTGATCCAGTACCCGTTGTAATTACACAAAACATCGTTATTCAATTAGATGATAATGGAACTGTTGTGATAGATCCTTTACAAATTGATAATGGATCTTCTTCCGCAGTTGGAATTGGAAGTTTATCTCTTGATATTTCAGCGTTTAACTGTGAAGACATTAATAACCCAGTTACTGTTACGTTAACAGTTACTAGCACTTTAGGTTCTAGCTCAACTGGCACAGCAATTGTTACAGTACAAGATACTATTGCACCAATCGCGCCTATTCTATCTGATATTTTAGGTGAATGTTCTGCTACAGCAACAACACCAACTACAACAGATAATTGCGCTGGTTCTATAACGGGTACAACTACTGACTCTTTAGAATATACAATACAAGGAACTCATACAATTACTTGGTCTTTTGATGATGGTAATGGAAATACAACTACAGCAACACAAAATGTAATTGTAAATGATACAACAGCTCCAATAGCTATAACAAAAAATATTACTATTCCATTAGATGCTAGCGGAAATGCTATTATTACTCCTCAAATGATTAATAATGGTTCTTCTGATAACTGTGAAATTGATAGTATTACTTTAGATAATACAGTTTTTGATTGTAGTAATGTAGATAGTAGTGCTCAATGTAATGCTGGAACAGCATTAGACCTTGGAGCTGATAACGATTACGTACGGATCGGAGATCCATTTCATGAATTTAGTAATCAGATTACTGTCTCCTGGTGGGTTAACTTCCAAGGCAACAGTGCTTGGATGACGCAATCTACTTTTGGAATGAGTAGTAATAACACCAATGTTTGGAATATGCACGCTAGCGGTGCGAATGGTATTACTTGGTACATCAATGACAATGGTGCCTATAGAGCAGTATCACTTAATACTACAGCTGGCTGGCATTTGATTACTGGTGTAGCAGATACTACTTCAACTCGACTTTATCTTGATGGAAATTTAGCTAGTACTGATACAGGTATTAACAATATTAGAGTTAATGCCAATAGTGAAATTGCAATTGGAATTGATGGGAGAATCCCTAGTAGGAATAGGAATTTTCAGACAGACGAAGTATTAATATATAATAGAGCTTTGAGTGAAACTGAGATCCAAGACTTACTTATGAATTGTCCAGATATATCAGATAATTCATTGGTAGGATATTGGGCAATGAATGAAGGAAGTGGAAACACGATTGAAGATCAATCTATAACAGGAGCGAATGGTGTTCTAATAAATATGACCGATGCTGATTGGGTAACCTCGGGAATCAATAATATTGGTGCTGGTTCTAGCAATGAAGTTACTTTAACCGTAACAGATGTAAATGGAAATTCTTCTACAGCAATAGCTAATGTTACTGTAAATGATATTACAGCACCTACTTTAAACGATGTTCCTGCTAATGTAACTGTAGAATGTGACGCTATACCAAATGCAGCTACTATTTCTGCATCTGATAATTGCGGCAATCCAACAATAACTTTTGTTGAAGAAAGAATTGATGGTAAATCTAATGATAACTATACATTGAATAGAACTTGGACTGCTACAGATCAAAGTGAAAATTCAGTATCTCATACTCAAATTATTACTGTACAAGATACTACTGCACCTTTTTTCGATGCAACACCTGTTGATATAACTGTTGAATGTGAAACTGTACCAGCTGCAGCTACTATTTCTGCATCTGATAATTGCGGCAATCCAACAATAACTTTTGTTGAAGAAAGAATTGATGGTATTTCTAATGATAACTATACGTTAACTAGAACTTGGACTGCTACAGATCTAAGTGGTAATACGGTTTCTGAATCTCAAATTATTACTGTGCAAGATGTTACTGCACCAACAGTTGTTGGACAAAACATTTCAGTTACATTAACTTCTACTGGTACAGTTTCTATTGTACCAGAAAATGTATTGGATAATGGTTCAGATAACTGTGGAACTGTAACATATTCAGTTTCTCAAGATACTTTTGGAGCAACCGATGCAGTTAACAGTCCAGTAACGGTTCAATTAACAGGAACTGATGCAAGTGGAAACGCAACAACTGTACCTGTATTAGTTACAGTAATTGATCCTGTACCTGTTGTAATTACACAAAACATCGTTGTTCAATTAGATGATAATGGAACTGTTGTGATAGATCCTTCACAAATTGATAATGGATCTTCTTCCGCAGTTGGAATTGGAAGTTTATCTCTTGATATTTCAGCGTTTAACTGTGAAGACATTAATAACCCAGTTACTGTTACGTTAACAGTTACTAGCACTTTAGGTTCTAGCTCAACTGGCACAGCAATTGTTACAGTACAAGATACTATTGCACCAATCGCGCCTATTCTATCTGATATTTTAGGTGAATGTTCTGCTACAGCAACAACACCAACTACTACAGATAATTGCGCTGGTTCTATAACAGGGACAACTACTGACTATTTGGAATATACAGCTCAAGGAATTCATGTAATTACTTGGTCTTTTGATGATGGTAATGGAAATATTGCAACAGCTACTCAAAATGTAATTGTAATTGATGTAACAGCACCAACAGCTATTGCACAAGACATCTCTATCAATTTAGATGATAATGGAAACGCTACAATTACTCCACAACAAATTGATAATGATTCTAATGACGCTTGTGGAATTGCAAGCACCTCTCTAGATAAAAATTCTTTTGACTGCTCAAACGTAGGTTCTTCAGCTAGTTCTTCTTCTTTTTCTTTTGATGGAATAGCGAATGCAAATGGTGATGAAATTTTAGTAAATGACACTAGTTTCTCTACATTAACAGCACAAACTATAGAAGCTTGGATTCGTCCTGCCTCTGGATCAAATGGTAATGAAAGTTGGTTAGCAATCAGAGATAGAGTTGGTAATTCAAGATATAGTATTCATACAAACCCTAGCGCTAATACTATTGGTGTCTATAATAGTACACATGGTTATAGAACAATTTCAATTTCTACAGGTATAAATGCAAATCAATGGTATCATGTTGCAATGGTAATGAATACTACTAGAACTTTAGTTTATGTTAATGGTACTTTGGCTGGGCAAATAGCCGCAGGAATAAGTACTAATCATGGAGCTAATGTACCTCTATCTATCGGTTCTCCTAATGATGCAAGTTATTATGGTGAAAAGTGGCAAGGAGATATGGATGATCTTAGAGTATGGAACACTGAAAGAACAGCAACAGAAATAGCAGACAATAGAAACAATGAACTTACTGGAAATGAAGTAGGTCTTGTTGGTTATTTTAACTTTAATGAGGGTTCTGGAAATTCTGTTGATAATCTTGCAGGAACTATTAACGGTACTGCAAACAATTCTCAAACTGAAAATTGGATAGATGAATCACCTATTAGTGGAAGTACTGGAAACATGGTTACGTTAACAGTAACTGATGTAAATGGAAATTCTTCTACAGCAACAGCTAATGTTACTGTAGTTGATAACATTTCACCAGAAATATCTGATCCAGCCGACATTAATGTTTTTGCAACAAGTGCAGCAGGAGCGGTTGTAAATTATAACACACCTATAGGAACAGATAATTGTACTGTAACAACAGCCTTGACTGCTGGTTTAGCAGACGGAGAAACTTTCCCTATTGGAACAACAGTTGTTTCATATACTGCAACTGATGGATCTGGCAATACTGCTACTGCAACATTCAATGTTATTGTAACTGGATTACCACCAGAAATTGTAGTTCCTGAAGATATTACTGTAAATAATGATTCTGGAGAATGTGGTGCCATTGTAAATTATGCTGCTACAGAAACTGTTGGTATACCTGCTTCAACTATTACGTATGATATAGAACCAGGTAGTTTCTTTGCTGAAGGAACAGTTACTGTAACTGCAACTGCAACCAATCCAGTAGGTACTTCTACAAAAACCTTTACAGTTACTGTAAATGATAATCAATTACCAAGTGTTTTAACTCAAAACTTAATTATCAATTTAGATGCAAATGGAAATTCAACGATTACACCACAACAAATAGATAATGGTTCTTCAGACAATTGTGGAATCGCTTCTATTTCTTTAGACAATGACACGTTTAATTGTAGTAATGTAAGTACAAATACTGTTACTTTAACAGTTACTGATGTAAATGGAAATAGTAATTCTTTAACAGCTAATGTTACTGTAAATGATGTAACTGCTCCAAATGTAATTACTCAAAACATAATAATTGAGTTAGATGAAAACGGTGAAGCTTCAATCACTCCTGCTGATATTGATAATAATTCAACAGATGCCTGCGGTATTGAATCGTACTCTTTAGACAAAGATTCTTTTGATTGTTCTAATACTGGAGATAATACGGTGGTTTTAACGGTTACGGATGTAAACGGAAATGATGCATCTTTAAGCGCAACTGTTACGGTACAAGATAACATTGCTCCTACTGTAATTACTCAAAGTTATTCAATTGATTTAACGAATGGAGTTGCAGATATTATTCCAAGTAATATTGATGGTGGAACTTTTGATAATTGTGATTTTACACTTTCAATTGATAGGGATCACTTTACCTGTGATGATATAGGAGATCATGTGGTTACTTTAACCGCTACAGATGCTTCTGGTAACTCAAGTTCAGAAACTGCAATCGTTTCTATTCTTGGTAATGTACCAACAATAGGTATTAATGATTTTAATATAGTACAAACTCAAAAGAAAAATACTATTTTCTTAGGTTTTGGACCTCAAAGTATTAATCTATCTACAGTTGTTGATGGTGGAAGTGGATTTACATATGAATGGACAACTTCTACAGGAGAAGTAGTTTCTAACCAAGCAAATCCAACTATTAATCCAACAGTAAGTACAACTTACTATGTAACTGTTACCAATGCTAATGGATGTACTGCTTCAACTTCAATTTATGTTTGTGTTATTGATGCTAGAGCTTATGATAGAAAAGGTAGATACAAAGGAAAAGTATTAGTATGTCACCATACAAATGGTAAAAAAGGAACCAAGCATGTTATGATTAGCATTAGTAAAAATGCTGTTATGCAACATTTAACTAAACATGGTATAGGAACAGATCATGCAGATAGTTTAGGTGCTTGTAATGCTCAGTGTGTAACAAATCAAACTATTTTAGCAAGAACTAAAACTATTAATTTAAGTTCTGTAACTACATATCCAAATCCTTCAAATGGAATTTTTGAAGTGAGGTTAAGTAAAGCTGAAGATAATACTCGTTTATTACTTTTTGATTTAACTGGTAAACTTATTCTTCATAAAACTATTAGTACTAAAAAAGCTAGTATGGGAAGTAATAACTTACCGTCTGGTGTATACATTCTTAAAGTTATTTACAACGATAGTATTAGTACTAAAAAACTAATAATAGAAAAAGGAAAATAA